In a single window of the Solea senegalensis isolate Sse05_10M linkage group LG1, IFAPA_SoseM_1, whole genome shotgun sequence genome:
- the pdha1b gene encoding pyruvate dehydrogenase E1 subunit alpha 1b isoform X1: MKSMLSAISNALCRVTGRKVVAQTVSELLIDLSEYVSLVSLAATDATKTQWQPPKPPPPPDVSSRPPDTDLVNPQIQTETYPQLETPAGTVVASRSYADFTPRVTFDIKKCDLHGLEVGPPLKAELTRAQGLEYYRTMQTVRRMELKADQLYKQKIIRGFCHLYDGQEACAAGIEAAINLSDHLITAYRAHGYTFTRGVSVKEIMAELTGRKGGVAKGKGGSMHMYAPHFYGGNGIVGAQVPLGAGVALACRYQGNDQICVSLYGDGAANQGQIFETFNMAALWKLPCIFVCENNKYGMGTSVERASASTDYYKRGDFIPGIRVDGMDVLCVREATKFAADHCRSGKGPILMELQTYRYHGHSMSDPGVSYRTREEIQEVRSRSDPIFMLKERMLSNNMASVDEFKEMDTAIRQEVEEAAQFAMSDLEPPLEDLCNHIFANNPPLDVRGTNQWSTLKSIS, encoded by the exons ATGAAAAGCATGTTATCTGCCATCTCTAATGCACTCTGTCGCGTCACTGGCCGGAAAGTG GTGGCACAAACGGTGTCAGAG CTGCTGATTGACCTGTCAGAATATGTCAGTCTCGTGTCACTGGCGGCGACTGATGCGACAAAGACCCAGTGGCAGCCACctaaaccaccaccaccaccagatgTCAGTAGTAGACCACCTGACACTGACTTAGTTAATCCCCAGATCCAGACTGAGACCTACCCACAGCTAGAAACACCA GCCGGCACAGTTGTCGCCTCACGCTCCTATGCGGACTTCACCCCCCGGGTGACCTTTGACATCAAG AAATGTGATCTGCACGGTCTGGAGGTGGGGCCTCCACTGAAGGCGGAGCTCACACGGGCGCAGGGTCTGGAGTATTACCGCACTATGCAGACGGTGCGACGCATGGAGCTGAAAGCTGATCAGCTGTACAAGCAGAAGATCATCAGAGGCTTCTGTCACCTGTACGACGGACAG GAAGCCTGCGCTGCCGGCATTGAGGCGGCCATCAACCTCTCTGATCACCTGATCACAGCGTACCGTGCCCACGGATACACGTTCACTAGGGGCGTGTCCGTCAAAGAGATCATGGCCGAACTCACAG GCCGCAAAGGAGGCGTGGCCAAAGGCAAAGGCGGGTCGATGCACATGTATGCGCCACATTTCTACGGAGGCAACGGCATCGTCGGAGCACAG GTTCCTCTGGGAGCAGGCGTTGCTCTGGCCTGTCGTTACCAAGGTAACGATCAGATCTGTGTCTCACTCTACGGAGACGGAGCAGCTAATCAG GGTCAGATCTTTGAGACGTTCAATATGGCTGCCCTGTGGAAGCTGCCGTGCATTTTCGTCTGTGAGAACAACAAGTACGGCATGGGGACGTCGGTGGAGCGAGCGTCGGCCAGCACTGACTACTATAAGAGAGGAGACTTCATACCAGGAAtcaga GTGGATGGCATGGACGTCCTCTGTGTCCGAGAGGCCACAAAGTTCGCTGCAGATCACTGCCGTTCTGGAAAG GGTCCCATTCTGATGGAGCTGCAGACGTATCGTTACCATGGCCACAGCATGAGTGACCCCGGGGTCAG CTACCGCACTCGTGAGGAGATCCAGGAAGTTCGCAGTAGGAGCGACCCCATCTTCATGCTGAAGGAACGAATGCTCAGCAACAACATGGCGTCTGTGGACGAGTTCAAG GAAATGGACACTGcgatcagacaggaagtggaggaagcCGCTCAGTTCGCCATGTCAGACCTGGAGCCGCCACTAGAGGATCTGTGCAACCACATCTTCGCCAACAACCCGCCGCTGGATGTCCGTGGGACAAACCAGTGGTCCACGCTTAAGTCTATCAGctag
- the pdha1b gene encoding pyruvate dehydrogenase E1 subunit alpha 1b isoform X3: MKSMLSAISNALCRVTGRKVVAQTVSEAGTVVASRSYADFTPRVTFDIKKCDLHGLEVGPPLKAELTRAQGLEYYRTMQTVRRMELKADQLYKQKIIRGFCHLYDGQEACAAGIEAAINLSDHLITAYRAHGYTFTRGVSVKEIMAELTGRKGGVAKGKGGSMHMYAPHFYGGNGIVGAQVPLGAGVALACRYQGNDQICVSLYGDGAANQGQIFETFNMAALWKLPCIFVCENNKYGMGTSVERASASTDYYKRGDFIPGIRVDGMDVLCVREATKFAADHCRSGKGPILMELQTYRYHGHSMSDPGVSYRTREEIQEVRSRSDPIFMLKERMLSNNMASVDEFKEMDTAIRQEVEEAAQFAMSDLEPPLEDLCNHIFANNPPLDVRGTNQWSTLKSIS; encoded by the exons ATGAAAAGCATGTTATCTGCCATCTCTAATGCACTCTGTCGCGTCACTGGCCGGAAAGTG GTGGCACAAACGGTGTCAGAG GCCGGCACAGTTGTCGCCTCACGCTCCTATGCGGACTTCACCCCCCGGGTGACCTTTGACATCAAG AAATGTGATCTGCACGGTCTGGAGGTGGGGCCTCCACTGAAGGCGGAGCTCACACGGGCGCAGGGTCTGGAGTATTACCGCACTATGCAGACGGTGCGACGCATGGAGCTGAAAGCTGATCAGCTGTACAAGCAGAAGATCATCAGAGGCTTCTGTCACCTGTACGACGGACAG GAAGCCTGCGCTGCCGGCATTGAGGCGGCCATCAACCTCTCTGATCACCTGATCACAGCGTACCGTGCCCACGGATACACGTTCACTAGGGGCGTGTCCGTCAAAGAGATCATGGCCGAACTCACAG GCCGCAAAGGAGGCGTGGCCAAAGGCAAAGGCGGGTCGATGCACATGTATGCGCCACATTTCTACGGAGGCAACGGCATCGTCGGAGCACAG GTTCCTCTGGGAGCAGGCGTTGCTCTGGCCTGTCGTTACCAAGGTAACGATCAGATCTGTGTCTCACTCTACGGAGACGGAGCAGCTAATCAG GGTCAGATCTTTGAGACGTTCAATATGGCTGCCCTGTGGAAGCTGCCGTGCATTTTCGTCTGTGAGAACAACAAGTACGGCATGGGGACGTCGGTGGAGCGAGCGTCGGCCAGCACTGACTACTATAAGAGAGGAGACTTCATACCAGGAAtcaga GTGGATGGCATGGACGTCCTCTGTGTCCGAGAGGCCACAAAGTTCGCTGCAGATCACTGCCGTTCTGGAAAG GGTCCCATTCTGATGGAGCTGCAGACGTATCGTTACCATGGCCACAGCATGAGTGACCCCGGGGTCAG CTACCGCACTCGTGAGGAGATCCAGGAAGTTCGCAGTAGGAGCGACCCCATCTTCATGCTGAAGGAACGAATGCTCAGCAACAACATGGCGTCTGTGGACGAGTTCAAG GAAATGGACACTGcgatcagacaggaagtggaggaagcCGCTCAGTTCGCCATGTCAGACCTGGAGCCGCCACTAGAGGATCTGTGCAACCACATCTTCGCCAACAACCCGCCGCTGGATGTCCGTGGGACAAACCAGTGGTCCACGCTTAAGTCTATCAGctag
- the pdha1b gene encoding pyruvate dehydrogenase E1 subunit alpha 1b isoform X2 produces MKSMLSAISNALCRVTGRKVLLIDLSEYVSLVSLAATDATKTQWQPPKPPPPPDVSSRPPDTDLVNPQIQTETYPQLETPAGTVVASRSYADFTPRVTFDIKKCDLHGLEVGPPLKAELTRAQGLEYYRTMQTVRRMELKADQLYKQKIIRGFCHLYDGQEACAAGIEAAINLSDHLITAYRAHGYTFTRGVSVKEIMAELTGRKGGVAKGKGGSMHMYAPHFYGGNGIVGAQVPLGAGVALACRYQGNDQICVSLYGDGAANQGQIFETFNMAALWKLPCIFVCENNKYGMGTSVERASASTDYYKRGDFIPGIRVDGMDVLCVREATKFAADHCRSGKGPILMELQTYRYHGHSMSDPGVSYRTREEIQEVRSRSDPIFMLKERMLSNNMASVDEFKEMDTAIRQEVEEAAQFAMSDLEPPLEDLCNHIFANNPPLDVRGTNQWSTLKSIS; encoded by the exons ATGAAAAGCATGTTATCTGCCATCTCTAATGCACTCTGTCGCGTCACTGGCCGGAAAGTG CTGCTGATTGACCTGTCAGAATATGTCAGTCTCGTGTCACTGGCGGCGACTGATGCGACAAAGACCCAGTGGCAGCCACctaaaccaccaccaccaccagatgTCAGTAGTAGACCACCTGACACTGACTTAGTTAATCCCCAGATCCAGACTGAGACCTACCCACAGCTAGAAACACCA GCCGGCACAGTTGTCGCCTCACGCTCCTATGCGGACTTCACCCCCCGGGTGACCTTTGACATCAAG AAATGTGATCTGCACGGTCTGGAGGTGGGGCCTCCACTGAAGGCGGAGCTCACACGGGCGCAGGGTCTGGAGTATTACCGCACTATGCAGACGGTGCGACGCATGGAGCTGAAAGCTGATCAGCTGTACAAGCAGAAGATCATCAGAGGCTTCTGTCACCTGTACGACGGACAG GAAGCCTGCGCTGCCGGCATTGAGGCGGCCATCAACCTCTCTGATCACCTGATCACAGCGTACCGTGCCCACGGATACACGTTCACTAGGGGCGTGTCCGTCAAAGAGATCATGGCCGAACTCACAG GCCGCAAAGGAGGCGTGGCCAAAGGCAAAGGCGGGTCGATGCACATGTATGCGCCACATTTCTACGGAGGCAACGGCATCGTCGGAGCACAG GTTCCTCTGGGAGCAGGCGTTGCTCTGGCCTGTCGTTACCAAGGTAACGATCAGATCTGTGTCTCACTCTACGGAGACGGAGCAGCTAATCAG GGTCAGATCTTTGAGACGTTCAATATGGCTGCCCTGTGGAAGCTGCCGTGCATTTTCGTCTGTGAGAACAACAAGTACGGCATGGGGACGTCGGTGGAGCGAGCGTCGGCCAGCACTGACTACTATAAGAGAGGAGACTTCATACCAGGAAtcaga GTGGATGGCATGGACGTCCTCTGTGTCCGAGAGGCCACAAAGTTCGCTGCAGATCACTGCCGTTCTGGAAAG GGTCCCATTCTGATGGAGCTGCAGACGTATCGTTACCATGGCCACAGCATGAGTGACCCCGGGGTCAG CTACCGCACTCGTGAGGAGATCCAGGAAGTTCGCAGTAGGAGCGACCCCATCTTCATGCTGAAGGAACGAATGCTCAGCAACAACATGGCGTCTGTGGACGAGTTCAAG GAAATGGACACTGcgatcagacaggaagtggaggaagcCGCTCAGTTCGCCATGTCAGACCTGGAGCCGCCACTAGAGGATCTGTGCAACCACATCTTCGCCAACAACCCGCCGCTGGATGTCCGTGGGACAAACCAGTGGTCCACGCTTAAGTCTATCAGctag
- the pdha1b gene encoding pyruvate dehydrogenase E1 subunit alpha 1b isoform X4 yields the protein MKSMLSAISNALCRVTGRKVAGTVVASRSYADFTPRVTFDIKKCDLHGLEVGPPLKAELTRAQGLEYYRTMQTVRRMELKADQLYKQKIIRGFCHLYDGQEACAAGIEAAINLSDHLITAYRAHGYTFTRGVSVKEIMAELTGRKGGVAKGKGGSMHMYAPHFYGGNGIVGAQVPLGAGVALACRYQGNDQICVSLYGDGAANQGQIFETFNMAALWKLPCIFVCENNKYGMGTSVERASASTDYYKRGDFIPGIRVDGMDVLCVREATKFAADHCRSGKGPILMELQTYRYHGHSMSDPGVSYRTREEIQEVRSRSDPIFMLKERMLSNNMASVDEFKEMDTAIRQEVEEAAQFAMSDLEPPLEDLCNHIFANNPPLDVRGTNQWSTLKSIS from the exons ATGAAAAGCATGTTATCTGCCATCTCTAATGCACTCTGTCGCGTCACTGGCCGGAAAGTG GCCGGCACAGTTGTCGCCTCACGCTCCTATGCGGACTTCACCCCCCGGGTGACCTTTGACATCAAG AAATGTGATCTGCACGGTCTGGAGGTGGGGCCTCCACTGAAGGCGGAGCTCACACGGGCGCAGGGTCTGGAGTATTACCGCACTATGCAGACGGTGCGACGCATGGAGCTGAAAGCTGATCAGCTGTACAAGCAGAAGATCATCAGAGGCTTCTGTCACCTGTACGACGGACAG GAAGCCTGCGCTGCCGGCATTGAGGCGGCCATCAACCTCTCTGATCACCTGATCACAGCGTACCGTGCCCACGGATACACGTTCACTAGGGGCGTGTCCGTCAAAGAGATCATGGCCGAACTCACAG GCCGCAAAGGAGGCGTGGCCAAAGGCAAAGGCGGGTCGATGCACATGTATGCGCCACATTTCTACGGAGGCAACGGCATCGTCGGAGCACAG GTTCCTCTGGGAGCAGGCGTTGCTCTGGCCTGTCGTTACCAAGGTAACGATCAGATCTGTGTCTCACTCTACGGAGACGGAGCAGCTAATCAG GGTCAGATCTTTGAGACGTTCAATATGGCTGCCCTGTGGAAGCTGCCGTGCATTTTCGTCTGTGAGAACAACAAGTACGGCATGGGGACGTCGGTGGAGCGAGCGTCGGCCAGCACTGACTACTATAAGAGAGGAGACTTCATACCAGGAAtcaga GTGGATGGCATGGACGTCCTCTGTGTCCGAGAGGCCACAAAGTTCGCTGCAGATCACTGCCGTTCTGGAAAG GGTCCCATTCTGATGGAGCTGCAGACGTATCGTTACCATGGCCACAGCATGAGTGACCCCGGGGTCAG CTACCGCACTCGTGAGGAGATCCAGGAAGTTCGCAGTAGGAGCGACCCCATCTTCATGCTGAAGGAACGAATGCTCAGCAACAACATGGCGTCTGTGGACGAGTTCAAG GAAATGGACACTGcgatcagacaggaagtggaggaagcCGCTCAGTTCGCCATGTCAGACCTGGAGCCGCCACTAGAGGATCTGTGCAACCACATCTTCGCCAACAACCCGCCGCTGGATGTCCGTGGGACAAACCAGTGGTCCACGCTTAAGTCTATCAGctag